One genomic segment of Streptomyces niveus includes these proteins:
- a CDS encoding penicillin-binding transpeptidase domain-containing protein: MISHIRLAAAFCLLLLVALLVNAARIQVIQADSLDNNPANRRKAMDRYDQPRGEIVVDGRPVTGSKDTGQQLRYERTYSQGPLYAPVTGFSSQTYGTSLLESAHDGILSGTDPMLAPLPFWNDITRAHPPGGRVVTTIKSALQQAAYTGLDGRRGAVAAIEPTSGRILALVSSPSYDPGTLSGTGRAVADAWRRFNGADEQPMLNRAIRQTYPPGSAFKIVTAAAALDAGVVEDVDEPTGVPEPYVLPGTRTTLPNDARGCDKESLAYAIKWSCNSVMAGLGVAVGLDKMVAAAGRFGFNDRRLRIPSAVAVSNFDRRMSDDQLALSSIGQFDTTATPLQMAMVAAAVANGGELKRPYLVDRTLASDGDVVSRTGEHSYQQAMSPSTAYRLRQLMVEVVDTGTGRSAGIDGATVGGKTGTAQHGVGNSGTPYAWFIAWAQPADTGRPAVAVAVVVEDAEAVRGEISGGGDAAPIARAVMEVALRD, encoded by the coding sequence ATGATCAGCCATATCCGCCTCGCCGCCGCGTTCTGTCTGCTGCTCCTCGTCGCCCTGCTCGTCAACGCGGCCCGGATCCAGGTCATCCAGGCCGACTCCCTCGACAACAACCCCGCCAACCGCCGTAAGGCCATGGACCGTTACGATCAGCCACGCGGCGAGATCGTCGTCGACGGCCGGCCCGTCACCGGATCCAAGGACACGGGCCAGCAACTCCGCTACGAACGCACCTACTCCCAGGGCCCGTTGTACGCGCCGGTGACCGGCTTCTCCTCGCAGACGTACGGCACCTCGCTGCTGGAGAGCGCCCACGACGGCATCCTGTCCGGCACGGACCCGATGCTCGCCCCGCTGCCGTTCTGGAACGACATCACCCGCGCCCACCCGCCCGGTGGCAGGGTCGTCACCACCATCAAGTCGGCTTTGCAGCAGGCGGCTTACACCGGTCTCGACGGCAGGCGCGGCGCGGTCGCCGCGATCGAGCCGACGTCGGGCAGGATCCTCGCACTGGTCAGCAGCCCCTCGTACGACCCCGGAACGCTGTCCGGCACGGGCCGGGCGGTGGCCGACGCGTGGCGGCGGTTCAACGGCGCGGACGAGCAGCCGATGCTCAACCGGGCCATCCGGCAGACGTATCCGCCGGGTTCGGCCTTCAAGATCGTGACGGCCGCCGCCGCGCTGGACGCCGGGGTGGTCGAGGACGTCGACGAACCGACGGGCGTCCCGGAGCCCTACGTCCTGCCGGGCACGCGCACCACGCTCCCGAACGACGCGCGCGGCTGCGACAAGGAGTCGCTCGCGTACGCCATCAAGTGGTCGTGCAATTCGGTGATGGCCGGGCTGGGAGTGGCGGTCGGGCTGGACAAGATGGTGGCGGCGGCGGGCAGATTCGGCTTCAACGACCGGCGGTTGAGGATCCCTTCGGCTGTCGCCGTGTCCAACTTCGACCGGAGGATGAGCGACGACCAGCTCGCGCTCTCCTCGATCGGACAGTTCGACACGACGGCGACACCGCTCCAGATGGCGATGGTGGCGGCGGCCGTCGCGAACGGCGGGGAACTCAAGCGCCCGTATCTGGTGGACCGGACGCTCGCCTCCGACGGCGATGTCGTCTCCCGTACCGGCGAGCACTCCTACCAGCAGGCGATGAGCCCGTCGACGGCCTACCGGCTGCGGCAGCTGATGGTGGAGGTCGTGGACACCGGCACGGGGAGGAGCGCCGGGATCGACGGCGCGACGGTCGGCGGGAAAACGGGGACGGCGCAGCACGGTGTGGGCAACTCCGGTACGCCGTATGCCTGGTTCATCGCCTGGGCGCAGCCCGCGGACACGGGCCGGCCTGCGGTGGCGGTAGCCGTGGTGGTGGAGGACGCGGAGGCTGTGCGCGGCGAGATCAGCGGGGGCGGTGACGCCGCGCCGATCGCACGGGCGGTGATGGAGGTGGCGCTGCGAGACTAG
- a CDS encoding amidase family protein, giving the protein MSDDWWSVGEALDRIERLDPELCAFIEVWHARAMALAGSVDRRLPLAGLPFAVKGPAGIRSYAARRLVAAGAVPVGSTAVPGPGTYWQTWGRGAHGRTVNPHRADRTPGGSSAGSAVAVAAGMVPLATGSDGAGSVRIPAAWCGVFGLKTTRGLLPSPDRTGLATAGVLTRRVRDARLYLRCVLDGYVEAPRARTPVRATYSPDLGFARTDPAVEAVVRAAVDRLVAAGAVRLDGAPDSSLSLLDPRETWLAVRGGEPPRTAGPEAGSGADARADVCVDVRAENDRRLDAYFARTPLLLTPVTPNRPHGHEGPGPDVYSTALTWAFNLSGHPAASLPAGFTPDGCPVGLQLVAERGADVSLLEIARVAEEALPIVRP; this is encoded by the coding sequence GTGAGCGACGACTGGTGGTCGGTGGGTGAGGCGCTGGACCGGATCGAGCGGCTCGATCCGGAGTTGTGCGCGTTCATCGAGGTGTGGCACGCGCGGGCGATGGCGCTGGCCGGGTCGGTGGATCGCCGACTGCCCCTGGCGGGGCTGCCGTTCGCGGTGAAGGGCCCGGCGGGGATCCGTTCGTACGCGGCACGGCGGCTGGTCGCGGCCGGGGCGGTGCCGGTGGGCTCGACGGCGGTGCCGGGGCCGGGGACGTACTGGCAGACCTGGGGCCGGGGCGCCCACGGCCGTACGGTCAATCCCCACCGCGCCGACCGCACGCCCGGCGGTTCGTCGGCAGGTTCGGCGGTGGCGGTCGCGGCGGGCATGGTGCCGCTGGCGACGGGGAGCGACGGGGCGGGGTCGGTGCGGATTCCGGCGGCGTGGTGCGGGGTGTTCGGCCTGAAGACGACGAGGGGGCTGCTGCCTTCGCCGGACCGCACGGGGCTGGCGACGGCGGGGGTGCTGACGCGGCGCGTGCGGGACGCGCGGCTGTATCTGCGGTGCGTGCTGGACGGGTACGTGGAGGCGCCCCGCGCGCGGACACCGGTGCGTGCCACGTACTCGCCGGACCTCGGTTTCGCGCGGACGGATCCGGCGGTGGAGGCGGTGGTACGGGCCGCGGTGGACCGGCTGGTGGCGGCCGGGGCCGTGCGGCTCGACGGGGCCCCCGATTCGTCCCTGTCGCTGCTCGACCCGCGCGAGACATGGCTGGCGGTACGCGGCGGCGAGCCGCCCCGGACGGCCGGCCCGGAAGCGGGCTCCGGCGCGGATGCGCGTGCGGACGTGTGTGTGGATGTGCGTGCGGAGAACGACCGGCGGCTCGACGCGTACTTCGCGCGTACGCCGCTGCTGCTCACCCCGGTGACGCCGAACCGCCCGCACGGCCACGAAGGGCCGGGGCCCGACGTCTACTCGACCGCACTGACCTGGGCGTTCAACCTGAGTGGCCATCCGGCGGCGAGCCTGCCCGCCGGTTTCACGCCCGACGGCTGCCCGGTGGGACTCCAACTGGTGGCGGAGCGCGGGGCGGACGTCTCGCTCCTCGAAATCGCGCGTGTCGCCGAAGAGGCCCTGCCTATCGTGCGCCCATGA